GGCCCGCGGCAGGGAATCTATAAATAAGCTGCGTTGATACGTTCGCGGCGCCAAACCCCGATTTTCAAATCGGGTTTATTTTTTCCCGCAAACACCCTAGAATGGGATCAAATCCAAAGGCAGAGAGGTTCCGCCGATGCATATTCAGAAAATGGCCATGGCGTCGGTTTTAGCGGCGTTGATGGTTTCGTCTGGATTCGCAGTTGTCCAGGCCGTATCGGGCGGCGATTCCGTCAACTCCTATTTCAATATCATGGATTTCGCCTGCAGCCAGGCCTGGGGCCGGACGATTGTCACCCCGGCCCAGGACCGCCAGCGCGTCTCGGCTCTGATGATGCAGAACTGGAACCAGATGGATGCGCAGTCGCGGGCCCAGGTGCAGGCCCTGCCCGGTGTATGGGCGGATCTGCAGAGCTCCTGGAAGACGATGAGTGAGTCCGACAAAAACAAAAAGCGGGCCGAATGGCGGGATCAGATTCTGCTGCCGAATAATTTTTTCGCTCCGCCCGCACAAGTGCAAAAGTTCACGGCCGAAGGCAACTTGCTCGGCTTCGAGTATCCGGCCGCCTGGACCGGGGGCTGGCAAGTCATCGACGGCACGCCGTTTTTATTCGTCGGGCCGAACGGCCAGCAGGCGAGCTGGGACAAGGTCTTGAACACCCAAATCAGCCCGCCGGGCGCGATGTTCGCGCTGGTCACTATTAACGATCAGATGCGGCAGTTGAGCTACGTCCAGGGCGCGCGCTACCTCATCCAGTTATTAATGCCGGGGGCGGCGGCGAGCTTCAAGGAAGTCCAAGTGACGCCGATCGGCCAGGCGGGTGCCATCATCACCCTGCGCGGGAAATTCCCCGGGCAGAGCGAGGAGCGGTTTTATTGGATTGGGATTACGGCGTTCGGAGCCAACCAGGTGTTCGCCGGCCGGATGGGCGGATCGATCGAGCAGGCCATGGATTTGCTCCCGGGCTTCCACCATATGCTTTCGACGCTGCAGCTCAATCCGCCGCGGCCGGCGTCGGGGGGAAGCGGCGGCGGGTCGGGGGCTTGGGAAGCCGCCTGGAGCAAGGTGTCGACGGCGAGCGTAAGCTATATCTGGGCCAATAAATAGTCAGCGGTCGAGGATCTTGTCCCAATTCCCGATTTTATAGCGTTTGACTGTCTCCAGCCCCTTGTCTTCGTCGACAGCAAATGAATAGAGGTAGCCGTCCCGGATGGTCGTTGTGTTCGGCGGCAAGGTGGCGGTGTAAAGGAAGTAACCCTCCCGGCTGAAAACGTCGACTTCCTTGGGGATGGCATCCTGGACGTTGCTTTTCCCGGTGTGGGTATAGTTGCGTTGGACATAGATTCGGCCTTTGGAATCCGTCAGGATGGCGAAAAAATGGGGCTTCTGCTCGGGGAGCGGGATCTTCTTGAATTGAGCTTTTTCGGAATCTGAAAAAGAGGGCGCCGGCCCTTCCTTGGTCACGCGCCCGAGGATCTTCCCGTCGGCATCAATGAGGGTCAAGGCATAATCCTTCGAGAAGCCGTAGACGAAAGCGTTGGCGTCGATTTTTGCTATATGCACGTCTAGCTCGAATCCCGTGGTCAGCACCATGGTTCCGCCGCTCATATGCTGCATGAAGACAGTGTATGGAAACTCGGCCAGCGTGCGGATGATCTTCCCATCCGCGCCCAGGCGGGCGATCCGATGCCGGGAAGTGAGATCCTCGTCGCTCGAATTGTCCAAGATGCCCAGGATATCGCCTCCCTCCAGGGGATAGAAATCGTAGACGACCTTATTCCAGGTCATTTTGGCCACGGGATGGCCGTCCAAGTCGAAGTGTTGGATGAAAGCCGGGCCGTCCCGGACGAAGAGGTGATCGGTGCCGGGATCGATGCGGGCCCAGATCGGATATTGGAATTCCCCCGGTCCTTGGCCTTTGCGGCCGATGGTCGACAGGAAAGCGCCCTTGCGATCGAATTTTTGGACGCGGACATTC
The Candidatus Aminicenantes bacterium genome window above contains:
- a CDS encoding 6-bladed beta-propeller, yielding MIAILLAFALVQPIAPQNPQWKGSVATENGVKIVRNPSAPLYGKLTLDLKEELSIGREDDKNYLFWSVADVQVDGPGNIYVVDMKNVRVQKFDRKGAFLSTIGRKGQGPGEFQYPIWARIDPGTDHLFVRDGPAFIQHFDLDGHPVAKMTWNKVVYDFYPLEGGDILGILDNSSDEDLTSRHRIARLGADGKIIRTLAEFPYTVFMQHMSGGTMVLTTGFELDVHIAKIDANAFVYGFSKDYALTLIDADGKILGRVTKEGPAPSFSDSEKAQFKKIPLPEQKPHFFAILTDSKGRIYVQRNYTHTGKSNVQDAIPKEVDVFSREGYFLYTATLPPNTTTIRDGYLYSFAVDEDKGLETVKRYKIGNWDKILDR